A section of the Corynebacterium tuberculostearicum genome encodes:
- a CDS encoding LGFP repeat-containing protein, translating into MQVLLLLVLVFQVPRFFHGHWIGGRIEEAYHRLGGWKTFGDATTDERVAKNNGRFQVFAKDASIYWHAGVDNGIAHQVGGRIRNKWGDLGWEGAALGYPITDELKTPDGKGRFNHFQGGSIYWSPETDAHQVWGGIRDKWAQQGWETGELGYPTTDELLTPEKTGRYNHFQGGSIYWSQAGGVHSISGPIRDFWGSQGWERSSLKFPTSEKYAAGGGIKQDFQSGSIQYFEPTGKALEAYDNQNISSYRQIYPLFNTTDFKRWHAAGVYREVIQNMDKYFPLSGCPDEITEGSVCTFTGVGGAKSKVTVERISDEGFSLVTASDHPEGGGRTLNIRFDEVASPNADDDDVVFDNDSVENSYTGSDKTWVRLVVESFGPTQTSKVQGPFSSDHIGSQVWSKFAGTVRSTINSSSTTYIPLSK; encoded by the coding sequence GTGGGTGGAAGACTTTTGGTGACGCTACAACTGATGAGCGTGTAGCTAAAAATAATGGTCGGTTCCAGGTGTTTGCTAAGGATGCCTCCATTTACTGGCATGCCGGTGTTGATAATGGAATTGCTCACCAGGTGGGTGGGCGTATTCGCAATAAGTGGGGAGATCTTGGCTGGGAAGGCGCGGCCTTGGGATATCCCATTACTGATGAGTTGAAGACCCCTGATGGTAAGGGGCGGTTTAACCATTTCCAGGGCGGGTCTATCTACTGGTCGCCAGAGACTGATGCTCATCAAGTGTGGGGAGGAATTCGCGATAAATGGGCTCAGCAAGGCTGGGAGACCGGTGAGCTAGGATACCCAACCACTGATGAGTTGCTTACCCCAGAAAAGACTGGGCGCTACAACCATTTTCAAGGCGGATCTATCTACTGGTCACAAGCTGGCGGGGTCCATAGTATTTCTGGCCCCATTCGGGATTTTTGGGGAAGTCAGGGATGGGAGCGTAGCTCTTTGAAGTTTCCCACATCGGAAAAATACGCTGCAGGCGGAGGCATAAAGCAGGATTTCCAGAGCGGATCTATTCAGTATTTTGAACCTACTGGCAAGGCCCTGGAGGCTTATGACAATCAGAATATTTCGAGTTACCGTCAGATTTATCCACTGTTTAACACCACCGACTTCAAGCGGTGGCATGCAGCCGGGGTTTATCGTGAAGTTATCCAAAACATGGATAAGTACTTTCCTCTCTCAGGGTGCCCTGACGAAATTACCGAGGGCTCCGTATGCACTTTTACAGGTGTGGGCGGAGCTAAAAGCAAAGTAACCGTAGAGCGTATCTCTGATGAAGGGTTTTCACTGGTTACTGCTAGTGATCATCCTGAAGGCGGCGGCAGAACACTAAACATCCGATTCGATGAAGTAGCTTCCCCCAATGCAGATGATGACGATGTTGTCTTCGACAACGACAGCGTAGAAAATTCCTACACCGGCTCTGACAAAACATGGGTTCGCCTCGTAGTCGAATCCTTTGGCCCGACACAGACCTCAAAGGTTCAAGGTCCTTTTAGCTCCGATCACATTGGTTCACAGGTATGGAGCAAGTTTGCCGGAACTGTGCGTTCAACCATTAATTCCTCTTCGACGACGTATATCCCGTTGTCGAAGTAA